In Antechinus flavipes isolate AdamAnt ecotype Samford, QLD, Australia chromosome 3, AdamAnt_v2, whole genome shotgun sequence, a genomic segment contains:
- the LOC127556655 gene encoding zinc finger protein 850-like isoform X1 → MAPGASKPSWQESLTFKDVAVDFTQEEWCLLDHSQKELYKVVMQENSQNLLSMGIPVLKEDLVSHFEEREPSWILDQIDLKNSCPDTETRCAMNETALKLNVSVEESCQQRFKSDTPCNLSLREICDSGIKIEKNQNSLCEFDKDAKDFKQYSVLMQLKKMTSENDSFQYCEDGECVNEKIGLIQSYEMPPQEQMYQGIQQEMDISLNSDIIRHQESYSGEMVYIANESDKTSSQNSKLIDPHNTAGKPYECNQCRKSFTKRSTLTMHQRIHTGKKIYDCNQCGKAFLDRANLENHLRIHTGEKSYECNQCGKTFRRSSGLFTHQKIHTVQKPYEYGKTFTQNSQILMHQRIHTGEKPYICSHCGKTFRQIAVLSKHQRIHTAKKTYECNHCGKNFTKRSGLINHLRIHTGEKPYGCSHCGKAFAEKSNLTVHQRIHTREKSYACDQYGKAFPENILGQDQRIHPGGKLHNCNQCEKTFKKRSSLREHQRIHTGEKPYECNQCGKTFISSSCLAKHRKSHSGEKIYGCAQCGKAFPYRANLANHLRIHTGEKPYGCSQCGKAFTEKSNLAVHQRIHTGEKPYECNQCGKAFTEKCNLTVHKRIHTGEKPYVCNQCGKAFTQNIILAQHQRIHTGEKPYGCNQCGKTFRTRSGLHVHQRIHTEEKLHDCNHCGKIFKKRSSLLEHQRIHTGEKYECSQCGQTFMSSTCLAKHCNIHIGEKIYECSQCGKALRCSFELAKHWEILHGEISPECQECGKVFHEHASLIAHQRTHSREKSNECYQCGKAFTQNSKLAVHLRIHTGEKPFKCTQCGKAFPYKASLANHLRIHTGEKPYGCNQCGKAFTEKSNLAVHQRIHTGEKPYECNECGKAFRMRTILVEHQRIHTGEKPYKCSQCEKAFPYKANLANHLRIHIGEKPYQCPHCEKAFPYKTSLANHLRIHTGEKPYKCTQCSKSFTEKSNLDIHERIHTGEKPYVCNQCGKAFRMRTVLVEHQRIHTGEKPYKCNQCGKAFPYKANLANHLRIHVGRKLYECNQCGKSFRMKTILVEHQRIHTGEKPYECNQCGKTFRSSSWLDKHKKIHTEEKLFEYDQCGETF, encoded by the coding sequence ATACAGAGACAAGGTGTGCAATGAATGAGACTGCTTTGAAGCTCAATGTTTCTGTggaagaatcttgccagcaaagATTCAAAAGTGATACTCCCTGTAACTTGAGTTTGAGAGAAATCTGTGACTCAGGCATCAAgatagagaaaaatcaaaacagtctCTGTGAATTTGATAAAGATGCAAAGGATTTCAAACAATATTCTGTCCTAATGCAACTTAAGAAAATGACCTCAGAGAATGACTCTTTTCAGTATTGTGAAGATGGTGAATGTGTTAATGAAAAGATTGGTCTTATTCAGTCTTATGAGATGCCCCCTCAAGAACAAATGTATCAAGGTATTCAACAGGAAATGGATATTAGTTTGAATTCAGACATCATTAGACATCAGGAAAGTTATAGTGGAGAAATGGTTTACATAGCAAATGAAAGTGATAAGACTTCCAGCCAGAACTCAAAGCTCATTGACCCTCATAATACTGCTgggaaaccttatgaatgtaatcaatgtagAAAGTCTTTTACAAAAAGATCCACTCTTACTatgcatcagagaatccatactggaaaaaaaatttatgattgtaatcagtgtggaaaggctttcctAGATAGGGCAAATCTTGAAAACCATCtgagaatccacacaggagagaaatcttatgaatgtaatcaatgtggaaagactttcagacGGAGTTCTGGTCTCTTTACACATCAGAAAATTCACACTGTACAAAAACCTTATGAATATGGGAAAACTTTCACTCAGAATTCCCAAATTTTGATGCATcaaagaattcacactggagagaaaccttatataTGTAGTCattgtggaaagactttcagacAAATTGCTGTTCTCtctaaacatcagagaatccacactgcaAAGAaaacttatgaatgtaatcattgTGGAAAGAATTTCACAAAAAGATCCGGCCTTATTAACCAtttgagaattcacactggagaaaaaccttatggaTGTAGTCATTGTGGAAAGGCTTTCGCAGAGAAATCCaatcttactgtacatcagagaatccacactcgAGAAAAATCTTATGCATGTGATCAATATGGAAAAGCTTTCCCCGAGAACATTCTTGGTCAAGATCAAAGAATTCACCCTGGAGGGAAACTTCACAATTGTAATCAATGTGAAAAGACTTTCAAAAAAAGATCGAGTCTTcgtgaacatcagagaattcacactggagagaaaccttatgaatgtaatcaatgtggaaagactttcatatcCAGCTCCTGTCTTGCTAAACATCGGAAAAGCCACAGTGGCGAAAAAATTTATGGATGTgctcagtgtggaaaggctttcccATATAGGGCCAATCTTGCTAACCATTtgagaatccacacaggagagaaaccttatggaTGTagtcagtgtggaaaggctttcacagaGAAATCTAATCTTGcagtacatcagagaatccacactggagagaaaccttatgaatgtaatcaatgtggaaaggcttttacagaaAAATGCAATCTTACTGTACATAAGaggatccacactggagagaaaccttatgtatgtaatcagtgtggaaaggctttcacacagAATATCATTCTTgctcaacatcagagaatccacactggagagaaaccatatggATGTAATCAGTGTGGGAAGACTTTCAGAACAAGATCCGGTCTTCATGTCCATCAAAGAATTCACACTGAAGAGAAACTTCATGATTGTAATCACTGTggaaagattttcaaaaaaagatcAAGTCTTcttgaacatcagagaattcatactggagagaaataTGAATGTAGTCAGTGTGGACAGACTTTCATGTCAAGCACATGTCTTGCTAAACATTGTAACATCCACATTGGTGAAAAAATTTATGAATGTagtcaatgtggaaaggctttgagATGCAGTTTTGAACTTGCTAAACATTGGGAAATTCTCCATGGAGAGATATCTCCTGAGTGTCAGGAATGTGGTAAAGTTTTTCATGAACATGCTTCTCTTATTGCACATCAGAGAACCCACTCTAGAGAGAAGAGTAACGAATGttatcaatgtggaaaggctttcacacagAACTCCAAACTAGCTGTACACctgagaatccacactggagagaaaccttttaaatgcactcagtgtggaaaggctttcccATATAAGGCCAGTCTAGCTAATCATTtaagaatccacactggagaaaaaccttatggatgtaatcaatgtggaaaggctttcacagaGAAATCCAATCTTGCTGTACATCAgcgaatccacactggagagaaaccttatgaatgtaatgaatgtgggaaggctttTAGAATGAGAACCATTCTTGTTGAACATcaaagaattcacactggagaaaaaccttataaatgtagtCAGTGTGAAAAGGCTTTCCCATATAAGGCCAATCTTGCTAACCATTTAAGAATCCAcattggagagaaaccttatcaATGTCCTCACTGTGAAAAGGCTTTCCCATATAAGACCAGTCTTGCTAACCATttgagaatccacactggagaaaaaccttacaAATGTACTCAGTGTTCAAAGTCTTTTACAGAGAAATCCAATCTTGATATACAtgagagaattcacactggagaaaaaccttatgtatgcaatcaatgtggaaaggcttttagaatgAGAACCGTTCTTgttgaacatcagagaattcacactggagagaaaccttataaatgtaatcaatgtggaaaggctttcccATATAAGGCCAATCTTGCTAACCATTTAAGAATCCATGTTGGAAGGAAactttatgaatgtaatcaatgtggaaaatcTTTCAGAATGAAAACCATTCTTGTtgagcatcagagaattcacacaggagaaaaaccttatgaatgtaatcaatgtggaaagactttcagatcCAGCTCCTGGCTtgataaacataaaaaaatcCACACTGAAGAGAAACTTTTTGAATATGACCAATGTGGTGAAACCTTTTAA